The genomic segment gtgtgtgtgtgtgtgtgcaacatatgcgacatgtgtgcgagtgcatgcgtgtgtgttaggaTGCATGAAAACCCCCAGCGGCAACATTTTTttgcaaatattttatttttcaaggggcgtttgatgccccctgtgtgcctgtgtgagtgtgtgtatgtgcaggcggACACACCAGCACCAGTGAAGAATCTGAGAGGGTGTCAGTCCCACgttgcaaccccccaccccccaacacaaacacagacacccttTACTCCTCACCCCCCTGTCCGAGTGACATCCAGGGTCACATGTCTAATGCTGGAACTTTGCTAGTCACTTTTTGGCAGCCCTTTGGTGCGCTGCCAGACCGCCCACCAGCTCTTCTGTGTTCTGTACTACCGTAGGTGCTGTATCAATAGGACGGACTGGGGGAGAcatagggcccggacacttttggcttaaaggggcccctcataattagcggcctggaattgactcaccggtgggctctgcacccgtcgtgggcccctatttttttttaaaaacatttctgaaaataggggcccaagatggttcggggcccaccaggaaatgcccgctgtgccagatggccagtccagcactggtTCTGTATCAATAGGTGATGGCCCCTGCCATCACCAACCGGCTTTGTGCTTCTTTACAGGGCTCATCAGCTAAATCCCCCTCCAAGCTGTTTCCAACACCCTGGGGTTGCTGTAAATATCAGTGCTGAGTGTGGGTGTTGGACTAAGTGTTGGTGACTATCGTCTCTAGGATTGTTGGACTTCTGTGTCCAGCAAGAATGGCTGAGTGTTTCGTTTAATATGGTTATTGACACAGTAGGAAAATTATTGTGCGAATAATAGTTGGCTTAGTTATTTTTGCGACTCACTGCACGTTTGACTGATGTTTTTCAAACATCATCCAATTTCACTTACTCTCTTGGGAGAGAGTGCCATCTACCTCTGCTTTGATGTTACTGCATATCCTGAGAAGTTGAACCAATACCCCAATAGATGTCTATCAACAGAAACCTTGTAACCTCTATTCTATGACTATGACtgtgggcttttttgccttcattcttgacaggacagtagaggagagacagtagatgcgtggggagagagaaaccggaatcgaacccaggtcaccggcacagcaacccagtgccccaccgtcaGGCCAAGGAAGGGCCCTCTTCTACTATTTTTGAAATCATTAATTCTAAACCACGATTTTCCAAACAAATAAATATTGCCTCAATAAAAGTGAGTTTCAAATAATTTATATACTCTACCCTAACTTACCGTTTAACTCATAAACTTGACTTTATACTAgtttttctcaacaggggccGTGGGGGGCGTTGAAAGGGatatagctgagagggggcggtgtttAGTGGCCTTTGGAGAAGGGGCGGTGTTTAGTGGCCTTTGAAGAGCTTTACCGTGCGATCACACCGACAGCATTGAACGCGTGGGAagtggcggaagtaattgactttgtatggaagagcaagcgggAGATGCGTCAAAAGCCGCAAAGGTGTTTCTGACGTGGAGGGCGTCAAAAGCGTTAAAAATAGAAGTTGAACTCCAGCTGGAAATATGTTACGAGCTCGGCgccagcaggcgtcagccaatggaatgctcACTTTTTTCTTAAcaggagcttcggttggtcgagattcctggttgAAAGCTGAAGCGTTTGCCGCGTTCATCACCCCTGACCTCTGCTTTCCAGGCGGGAGTCAGCAACGTTaatagctctttcaacgccggctgtGTGTCCACAGGgttaggggggtgttggcaggcttatgatgaggtcaaaggggcgtgggaATACTCATGATTATGTCCAGACGGTCCTtattccaaaaaggttgagaaccactgctttatacAAATCTTTATTCGAATACTGCAATGTCATATGGGGCAACACCTTCTTTATCCATCTTAAAAGCTTAAACAAAAGAAATCTTTACAAAAGAAAGTCATAAGCTCTCTGTCTTGGTCTGAGATAAATTCTCCATCTCGTCCTCCCTTCATGTATTACGTTTTGGATATTTTGTATTCTAGGTTCAAGATTTTTGCTTCACGTGTCTTCTTGTGCTgacacaattggcagtgaaatgaaagTTGCAACTTCTGTGAAGTATTAATAAATAAGCAATgtgaaaagaaagtgaataataataataatcatcatcatcatcatcataatcataataatgctAGAAACAAATGGCCTTAGCatttaaaaagcggatggcttcaGGGAAGAAACTCTTTTAATTCCTGCATTGTATCGCAATATTCATACTGgacaaaatacattttaaaagaaaataaaacaaacacacagaaaccaaATGTATTTGAATATGCTTTTATTCAGTGTTTTGTGTAATGTCACAAGACGCTTCTTATTTTTAGGTATCACAGATACGTCCAACTGGGTCCCAGTCCAACAAGTAAAATTACAGTTAAATTAAATTTCTGTTAACATCTGGAAGTTACTATAGTCGTTTTATTGGCCGCTGAAGTTCATGGGACAGTTGTCTGCTGAATACGTAGTGTGATCAGTGATCACAGACGGTAGTGTTAAATCATGGattaatgagtgtgtgcatgtgtgagagtaatACTGAAGATGTCCTTGTTTCCTCCCCTCCTGGTGCCTTTTGATTTTGCAATCCAACATGCCTGCAACAGAAATAGATTTGCACAAACACCACAGAAAAAGACCATTAAGACTAAAAGGTATTCACTAATAAGCATGCTGTTGAACACTTGTACTATAGATAGGTGGCAGTGTATTAATTTGTAATGACTGTTTTATAACTAGTAGTGACAAAAATAACCAAGCCATTGTAGTAGTTTTTGTTGTagtgtattctggcccttactgcttactaatgaatagaaatctaggtctactaggtccttactaaggttgtattggtaataaatcccttattgtgcatgaacaagacatttgcgaataaatgtccaaaaactgtctgattttgcttagtacatgccttacaagttacttacacaggcattaatattgtatgtattagtgctaatagatgtatccctaaaataaagtgttaacgaAAGTAGTCCTGCTACATATTGGGGTGTGTGAACTTTTGTATGGACGCTATTTATTTGTTCTTTTTTGGCAGGCTGTGTATGTTCATTCTTTTGTTGTGCCTTGCCCCAGGGcaaactcttgacatgatgtttagtttagtttagcttgtgtgtctgtgtttgtgtgtgtgtattactcattattttctctttatattaaaaaaaaaaaaaaaactcctgtgcactttgtatttgcttgtgatgttggcttgattatgtcctcttttgaaagtcgctttggttataaagcgtctgccaaatgcaatgcaatgtaatgtaatgcaataatgtaatgtaataacctgtTTACTGTGCAGCTCCTTTGGCAGCATCGAACATCTTTTTGCGGCCCTCCATTCCTGACATGGCCTCCACGTTCTTCCTCCAGTCGCTCACCTCTGTCTTTTCCTGAAGTGGATTcaagaacacacgcatgcacgaaggcacgcacgcacactcacacacacacacacacacacacacacacacacacacacacacacacacacacacacacacacacatgcacacacacacacacacacacacacgcacacgcacacgcacacgcacacgcacacacacacacacatgcacacacacacaggctcacagttacacaaaagcccacaaaaAGGTGTGTTGCAGCTTCTACATATTTACAGATAGTACCTATAATATACAGAAAGTCAGATCAAAGTGCAAAACATACatcgaaagtcgatgataatcaggcatccattgcatgtgtgcttgtgtgtgcccaGTTTAGTAagtgtagaattcttgcacacctcctttgggtCAGGTGTGTAGGAGTAGAACCCCTGGGTTACAGACATAGTTTAACATctttttgactctgaagaagacgcactgcgtcgaaacgttagtcatgctcgcaccacaataaaatcagaaaaacgtatcctgtgtgctccagtcgtccttggcccagtctcctttgaagtggaccagcttgcaggtatgacatcacgttgggggaactcccccaggattcaaaggttctacatagactcctatgagcctgcggaacccccaacgtgatgtcataatagtacattttcttaaaatggttaacctgcaaccccacctttaatacagtcccagactgtgagcaccaagaaagctacagcgcaacaagtgacctcctttccaTAGTTTAAAATCTGTTGGTGTGTGCCCACCTTTTCTGTGTCCTCCTTCTTGACGGACTTGAGGTTGGCGCGCAGGTCCATGGAGACCTTGTGTTTGGAGCCCAGCAGGGAGCGCAGGATGGCGTCCGCAGACACCCGCACCCTCCGCAGGGTCGGCCGCTTGAACTTCCCCCTCAGGTCCATCACTCTGATGTTCAGGTCCTTGATCTAACGCACGCAACAGGCAGACAcgagcgcccacacacgcacgctacgTTAAGCGCGCACTAACACACCAcacaataaccacacacacacactcaaccaaacacacgcgcacacacacacacacacacacacacacacacacacacacacagacacacacacacacacacacagatttatgaATTTACTAGCTAAATTCTACGCTAAATGTGTAcctgcgcacgtatgtgtgtgtgtgtaaatgtgtgagtgtgttgttgttTGGCAACAAACCTCTCTGGTGTTGAGCGTGACTTTGGCCTCGATGTCGTATCTCTCCTCGTCCACCGTGTCGATCTTACCGTGCAGCTCCGAGCAAAGCTCCTGCCAACACACAAGATCAAGGATGTCATGGAcacctgggccagacaacaatgaagctgtgtgtgtgtgtgtgtaaatgtgtgtgcgtcagtgttcatttcgtcaaccatgactatgactaaaatatttcttcaatgcccctttttgattttcgtcatttagactaagaatAAATTGGGAAGGCAACGGCTATAATATGACTGAGacaaaaattgattttcgtcctTGTGACTAAAGCTAACACTaaaatttaaaaagctgactaaattagcACTGgttttaaataaaatagagaaaaggagaaccagtgtgtgaagaagttttattctgtactgtgttatatatgttaaaaagagaagcagtgtacgGAGAGGGTTTATTATTGGTTcgccagtcaatgatatatgttaaaaaagagaaGAGCAGTGTGTGGAAAGCCAGTTCTATTATGAAACAGTTGTTGACccaaaaatgactaaaaattgactaagactaaaattgaatTTTTGGTCATTTAGACTAGGGACTAAgggactaaattgggaaggcaatggaCTATGGGACTAAGGACTAAAATTGTATTTTCGTCATTGTGGACTGAGTACCTAaggacaaaaaaaattaaaaaaaaaatgttttaaaagctgacaaaattaacactggtgtgcgtgcatgcatgtgcttgacCTGCAACTGGTCTACGTAGTGTGAGGGTGCTGGTCTGCAGGGGCGAGGGGATCTTCATCCAGGTGtgtcgcgtgcatgtgtgcattgtgtgtgtgtgtgtgtttgtgtgtgtgtgtgtgtgtggtgtgtgtgtgttggttggtgtgtgGTGAGGAGAGAGTGA from the Engraulis encrasicolus isolate BLACKSEA-1 chromosome 14, IST_EnEncr_1.0, whole genome shotgun sequence genome contains:
- the LOC134463008 gene encoding troponin I, slow skeletal muscle-like translates to MARDRTRGPTRICPELCSELHGKIDTVDEERYDIEAKVTLNTREIKDLNIRVMDLRGKFKRPTLRRVRVSADAILRSLLGSKHKVSMDLRANLKSVKKEDTEKEKTEVSDWRKNVEAMSGMEGRKKMFDAAKGAAQ